The Longimicrobium sp. genome includes a window with the following:
- a CDS encoding extracellular solute-binding protein, translating to MMRTYTMSLMTRRTAALAAVLLAGCGDGRETLTVYSPHGRDMLQAFEKRYEALHPEVDVQTVDMGSQEVLDRLRSERANPQADVWWGAPAGTFEDAARDSLLARFTPTWAAGLPADAKDPRGYWYGTYVTPEVIAYNSAIVSAADAPKDWDEVLDPKWKGKVLIRDPMASGTMRTIFGMIVDRSVRATGDTAQGFQWLRRLDAQTKDYVLNPTLLYQKLARQEGLITLWDMPDIDALRGKYPIAYVFPRSGTPLLVDAVAVVRGAPNAKRAQEFAEFVGGTPAVLAAAREFARLPARTDIPADSLPERLRQARAQIKPEPMNWARLQQRSPEWMRHWDEHVRGKGN from the coding sequence ATGATGCGCACCTACACGATGAGCCTGATGACCCGACGCACCGCCGCGCTCGCCGCCGTCCTCCTCGCCGGGTGCGGGGATGGGCGCGAGACGCTGACCGTGTACTCGCCGCACGGACGCGACATGCTGCAGGCGTTCGAGAAGCGGTACGAGGCGCTGCACCCCGAAGTGGACGTGCAGACGGTGGACATGGGCTCGCAGGAGGTGCTGGACCGGCTTCGCAGCGAGCGCGCGAACCCGCAGGCGGACGTGTGGTGGGGCGCTCCCGCGGGCACGTTCGAGGACGCGGCGCGCGACTCCCTCCTTGCGCGCTTCACCCCCACCTGGGCCGCCGGCCTCCCCGCCGACGCAAAAGACCCAAGGGGCTACTGGTACGGCACTTACGTGACGCCGGAGGTGATCGCGTACAACTCCGCCATCGTCTCCGCGGCAGACGCGCCTAAGGACTGGGACGAGGTGCTGGACCCGAAGTGGAAGGGCAAGGTGCTGATCCGCGATCCAATGGCAAGCGGCACCATGCGCACCATCTTCGGGATGATCGTGGACCGCAGCGTACGCGCCACCGGCGACACGGCGCAGGGCTTCCAGTGGCTCCGCCGGCTCGATGCGCAGACCAAGGACTACGTCCTGAACCCCACGCTCCTCTACCAGAAGCTGGCGCGCCAGGAAGGTCTGATCACGCTGTGGGACATGCCGGACATCGACGCGCTGCGCGGCAAGTACCCCATCGCCTACGTCTTTCCACGCAGCGGCACGCCGTTGCTGGTGGACGCGGTTGCGGTGGTGCGCGGCGCGCCGAACGCGAAGCGGGCGCAGGAGTTCGCCGAGTTCGTGGGCGGCACCCCGGCGGTGCTGGCCGCCGCGCGCGAATTCGCCCGCCTCCCCGCCCGCACGGACATCCCGGCCGATTCGCTCCCCGAGCGCCTGCGCCAGGCCCGCGCCCAGATCAAGCCCGAGCCCATGAACTGGGCGCGCCTGCAGCAGCGCTCGCCGGAGTGGATGCGGCACTGGGACGAGCACGTGCGGGGGAAGGGGAACTGA
- a CDS encoding sodium:solute symporter family protein, whose amino-acid sequence MNLVLFGVLAYVGFQFAVGMYVSRRIRTETDYLIAGRSLGYGLAIFTIFATWFGAETTIGAAGAIYRDGLGGGTADPFGYAACLLVMGLVFAVPLWRRELTTLADLFRQRYSPGVERLAVVLMVPTSLLWAAAQIRAFGQVLSGASGAEVTAMITLAAAIVIAYTAFGGMLADAWTDLVQGIALMIGLAVLFFVVLADTGLEPLRQIPAERLRLFGGPGTPLLATVEAWAVPLCGSVLAAELVQRIIATRTPQIARNSSLVAAGMYLLFGMIPVTLGLMGPALVPGLEHPEQILPRVAAQYLPGLLYVIFAGALVSAILSTVDSALLVASGLLSHNLIVPLWPEMKEEQKVRVARWGVALLGAVAYVMALYAEGVYALVEEASSFGSAGIFVTLVIGLFSRYGGAVSAAASLLAGVGSWVLGAYVLGLPYPYLVSLAAALLAYVAGALVDGARARASAVSPAGA is encoded by the coding sequence GTGAACCTCGTCCTCTTCGGCGTGCTGGCGTATGTGGGCTTCCAGTTCGCCGTGGGTATGTACGTGTCTCGCCGCATCCGTACGGAGACGGACTACCTGATCGCGGGGCGCAGCCTGGGGTACGGGCTCGCCATCTTCACCATCTTCGCCACCTGGTTCGGAGCGGAGACGACGATCGGGGCGGCGGGCGCCATCTACCGCGACGGGCTGGGCGGCGGCACGGCGGACCCGTTCGGCTACGCCGCGTGCCTCCTGGTGATGGGGCTGGTCTTCGCGGTCCCCCTCTGGAGGCGCGAGCTGACCACGCTGGCGGACCTCTTCCGCCAGCGCTATTCACCGGGGGTGGAGCGGCTGGCCGTGGTGCTCATGGTCCCCACTTCGCTGCTGTGGGCCGCCGCGCAGATCCGCGCCTTCGGGCAGGTGCTCAGCGGCGCATCGGGCGCCGAGGTCACGGCCATGATCACCCTGGCCGCGGCCATCGTGATCGCGTACACGGCATTCGGCGGGATGCTGGCGGACGCGTGGACGGACCTGGTGCAGGGGATCGCGCTGATGATCGGGCTGGCGGTGCTCTTCTTCGTGGTGCTGGCGGACACGGGGCTCGAGCCGCTCCGGCAGATCCCGGCGGAGCGGCTCCGTCTCTTCGGCGGGCCCGGCACGCCGCTCCTGGCCACGGTGGAGGCGTGGGCGGTGCCGTTGTGCGGCTCGGTGCTGGCCGCGGAGCTGGTGCAGCGCATCATCGCCACGCGCACGCCGCAGATCGCCCGCAACTCGTCGCTGGTGGCGGCGGGGATGTACCTCCTCTTCGGGATGATCCCGGTCACGCTGGGGCTGATGGGCCCGGCGCTCGTCCCCGGCCTGGAGCACCCGGAGCAGATCCTCCCCCGCGTCGCTGCGCAGTACCTCCCCGGGCTGCTGTACGTGATCTTCGCCGGCGCCCTCGTCTCCGCCATCCTCTCCACCGTGGACAGCGCGCTGCTGGTGGCGTCCGGCCTCCTGTCGCACAACCTGATCGTGCCGCTGTGGCCGGAGATGAAGGAGGAGCAAAAGGTGCGCGTGGCGCGCTGGGGCGTGGCGCTCCTGGGCGCGGTGGCATACGTGATGGCGCTGTACGCGGAGGGCGTGTACGCGCTGGTGGAGGAGGCGTCGTCGTTCGGGAGCGCGGGGATCTTTGTGACGCTGGTGATCGGCCTTTTCTCGCGCTATGGCGGTGCGGTGAGCGCGGCGGCGTCGCTGCTGGCGGGTGTCGGCTCGTGGGTGCTGGGGGCGTACGTGCTGGGGCTGCCGTATCCCTACCTCGTCTCCCTTGCAGCGGCGCTGCTCGCGTACGTGGCGGGCGCGCTGGTGGATGGTGCCCGCGCACGGGCGAGCGCCGTGTCTCCGGCGGGCGCCTGA
- a CDS encoding PIG-L family deacetylase encodes MRTRTFAAVLAATSMLCANVEQAAAQPAAEYGGAAGLGLSLRRLGVAKRVLMVGAHPDDEDTQLLAALALEQGADVAYLSLTRGEGGQNGIGPELHEALGLLRTEELLAARRVDGARQFFTRAYDFGFSRNAEETFRHWPRDEVLRDVVYVVRRFRPDVIIPVFSGTPRDGHGHHQVSGIMAREAFAAAADPARFPEQIAAGLRPHRTAKLYQSLRGDSTNATVRLAIGNLDPLIGRSPFQLAMASRSRHRSQDMGRPETAGPRWGYLRRILPAPTGPERSMWEGIDTTVAGENRALTRYETLLLGTRVALNPGTIDRGSTGDPMVGLLASALQALRSAGASTEPDAFRRAAEMRDAEDALARAAGLVLDGISDDARMVPGQTFTLDLSLWNGGRERVTVAELQPRLPAGWMAEAAAPLPTAPLEAGTILTRRFRVSIPANAAVTEPYFLRRPRQGDLYSWPAGDSAASEPFDADPVRVSARVTVAGAGLAMEREATFREVDLRQGELRRPVMVVPAVSVRTERAVRILPLSGERTFRLRVDLASEAPGGIGGTLRLELPAGWTAQPASLPVTFAAPGEVKEAEFTVRAPAALRAGDYPTSAVFQAADGRRFTRAVQMVDYTHVRARPLYSDAATLVRAFDVRVPAGLRVGYIEGAGEEGPGVLAQLGIRPTLIDEDALAGGDLNRFDVIVAGSRAYEVRPDLARHNARLLDWVRRGGTLVVQYNKYELIEGNFAPYPLTMARPHGRVTDENAPVRLLEPSHPVFTTPNRITDADFAGWEQERGLYFAETWDPRYTPLLETGDPGAEPLRGGLLAAKVGQGTYVYTGLAFFRQLPEGVPGAWRLFANLLALGKQGTAGNGAP; translated from the coding sequence ATGCGTACTCGCACCTTCGCCGCCGTGCTGGCGGCCACATCGATGCTCTGCGCGAACGTGGAGCAAGCCGCCGCCCAGCCCGCCGCGGAGTACGGCGGCGCGGCGGGGCTGGGGCTCTCGCTGCGCAGGCTGGGCGTCGCCAAGCGCGTGCTGATGGTGGGCGCCCACCCCGACGACGAAGACACCCAGCTCCTGGCCGCGCTCGCGCTGGAGCAGGGCGCGGACGTGGCGTACCTGTCGCTCACCCGCGGCGAGGGGGGGCAGAACGGCATCGGCCCCGAGCTGCACGAAGCGCTCGGGCTGCTGCGCACCGAGGAGCTGCTGGCCGCCCGCCGGGTGGATGGCGCGCGGCAATTCTTCACCCGCGCCTACGACTTCGGCTTCTCGCGCAACGCCGAGGAGACGTTCCGCCACTGGCCGCGCGACGAGGTGCTGCGCGACGTGGTGTACGTGGTGCGCCGCTTCCGCCCGGACGTCATCATCCCCGTCTTCAGCGGCACTCCACGCGACGGCCACGGCCACCACCAGGTCTCCGGCATCATGGCGCGCGAGGCCTTCGCCGCCGCAGCTGACCCGGCACGCTTCCCGGAGCAGATCGCGGCCGGCCTGCGCCCGCACCGCACCGCCAAGCTGTACCAGTCGCTGCGCGGCGATTCCACCAACGCCACGGTGCGCCTCGCCATCGGCAACCTGGACCCGCTGATCGGCCGCTCCCCCTTCCAGTTGGCGATGGCGAGCCGCTCGCGCCACCGCTCGCAGGACATGGGTCGGCCGGAGACCGCCGGGCCGCGCTGGGGCTACCTGCGGCGCATCCTCCCGGCGCCCACGGGGCCGGAGCGGTCGATGTGGGAGGGGATCGACACCACGGTGGCCGGTGAGAACCGCGCCCTTACGCGCTACGAGACGCTCCTCCTCGGCACGCGTGTCGCTCTGAACCCGGGGACGATCGACCGGGGCTCGACGGGCGATCCCATGGTGGGGCTGCTTGCGTCCGCGCTCCAGGCGCTCCGCTCGGCGGGTGCATCCACCGAGCCGGACGCTTTCCGCCGCGCCGCCGAGATGCGGGATGCCGAGGATGCCCTCGCGCGCGCTGCCGGCCTGGTGCTGGACGGCATCTCCGACGATGCGCGCATGGTTCCGGGGCAGACGTTCACGCTGGACCTTTCGCTCTGGAACGGCGGACGGGAGCGCGTGACGGTCGCGGAGCTGCAGCCGCGCCTTCCCGCCGGATGGATGGCGGAGGCGGCGGCGCCGTTGCCGACCGCGCCGCTGGAGGCGGGCACCATCCTGACGCGCCGCTTCCGGGTGAGCATCCCGGCCAACGCGGCGGTCACCGAGCCGTACTTCCTGCGCCGCCCGCGCCAGGGCGACCTGTACTCGTGGCCCGCCGGCGATTCCGCCGCATCCGAGCCCTTTGACGCCGACCCCGTGCGCGTCTCGGCCCGCGTGACGGTGGCGGGCGCCGGGCTGGCGATGGAGCGCGAGGCCACCTTTCGCGAAGTCGACCTGCGCCAGGGCGAGCTGCGCCGTCCGGTGATGGTCGTCCCCGCCGTCTCGGTGCGGACGGAGCGCGCGGTGCGCATCCTCCCGCTCTCCGGCGAGCGCACCTTTCGACTGCGCGTGGACCTGGCGAGCGAGGCACCCGGCGGCATCGGCGGGACGCTGCGGCTGGAGCTTCCGGCGGGGTGGACGGCGCAGCCCGCCTCGCTCCCCGTGACCTTTGCCGCCCCCGGCGAGGTGAAGGAGGCCGAGTTCACGGTCCGCGCTCCCGCCGCCCTCCGCGCCGGCGACTACCCCACGTCCGCCGTCTTCCAGGCCGCGGACGGCCGCCGCTTCACCCGCGCGGTGCAGATGGTGGACTACACCCACGTCCGCGCGCGCCCGCTGTACTCGGACGCCGCTACGCTGGTGCGCGCCTTTGACGTGCGCGTCCCCGCGGGGCTGCGGGTGGGCTACATCGAAGGGGCGGGCGAGGAAGGCCCCGGCGTTCTCGCGCAGCTCGGCATCCGCCCCACGCTCATCGACGAGGATGCGCTGGCCGGCGGCGACCTGAACCGCTTCGACGTGATCGTGGCCGGGAGCCGCGCCTACGAGGTGCGCCCGGACCTCGCACGGCACAACGCCCGGCTGCTGGATTGGGTGCGGCGCGGGGGGACGTTGGTCGTGCAGTACAACAAATACGAGCTGATCGAGGGCAACTTCGCACCGTATCCCCTCACGATGGCCCGACCGCACGGCCGCGTAACCGACGAGAACGCGCCGGTTCGCCTCCTGGAGCCGTCGCACCCGGTGTTCACGACGCCCAACCGCATCACCGACGCGGACTTCGCGGGATGGGAGCAGGAGCGCGGCCTGTACTTCGCGGAGACGTGGGACCCGCGCTACACCCCGCTTCTGGAGACGGGCGACCCGGGCGCGGAGCCGCTGCGAGGCGGCCTGCTGGCCGCAAAGGTGGGCCAGGGGACGTACGTCTACACTGGCCTGGCTTTCTTTCGACAGCTTCCGGAGGGGGTGCCGGGTGCGTGGCGGTTGTTCGCGAACCTGCTGGCGTTGGGGAAGCAGGGGACAGCCGGCAACGGAGCCCCATGA
- a CDS encoding TROVE domain-containing protein, whose amino-acid sequence MLDFTRYVATRLRALVTRQSEPIPGSAQVPNSAGGYTWTLDPWSRLDRFLVLGTEGGTYYVGERELTVDNARAVAECIAEDGPRVVRRIVEVSAGGRAPRNDPALFALAMAAGTGDAVTRAVALEALPRVARTGTHLFHFLRFVGGFRGWGRGVRRAVAAWYTDRPERDLAHQLLKYPQRDGWSHRDALRLAHPVPRSDEQRALFRRTVTGGTLEEGQPSDALAQVRAVDALHAEAEIDPARAAAIVREARLTREMVPTPLLQHAVVWEALVEEMPLTALVRNLATLTRVGVLAPGSDASAAVAARLADGEVLRRARVHPVQVLSALRTYASGRGVRGKGTWTPVAQVVDALDAAFYLAFAGVEPSLRRVMLALDVSGSMGSNVHGLEGLSCREASAAMALVTAATEPRHFFTAFTSGRARSMHDAFPSAITPLAISPRQRLDDVVRQVSSLSFGGTDCALPMLEAADKGWEVELFVIYTDNETWAGDVHPSQALRRYRERTGVPAKLVVVGMASNGFTIADPEDAGMLDVVGFDAATPQLIADFAR is encoded by the coding sequence ATGCTGGACTTCACGCGTTACGTGGCCACCCGCCTCCGGGCGCTGGTCACGCGGCAGTCCGAGCCGATCCCCGGGTCGGCGCAGGTGCCCAACTCGGCCGGAGGGTACACCTGGACCCTCGACCCGTGGAGCCGGCTCGACCGGTTCCTCGTGCTGGGGACCGAGGGCGGAACCTACTACGTCGGCGAGCGCGAGCTCACGGTCGACAACGCCCGCGCCGTGGCCGAGTGCATCGCGGAGGATGGGCCCCGCGTGGTGCGGCGCATCGTGGAGGTGAGCGCCGGGGGCCGGGCGCCCAGAAACGACCCCGCGCTCTTTGCCCTGGCGATGGCGGCGGGGACGGGGGACGCGGTCACGCGGGCCGTCGCCCTCGAGGCGCTGCCGCGGGTGGCGCGCACGGGGACGCACCTCTTCCACTTCCTCCGGTTCGTGGGAGGGTTCCGCGGGTGGGGGCGCGGGGTGCGGCGGGCCGTGGCGGCGTGGTACACCGACCGGCCGGAGCGCGACCTGGCGCACCAGCTCCTGAAGTACCCCCAGCGCGACGGGTGGTCGCACCGCGACGCCCTGCGGCTGGCGCACCCGGTACCCCGCAGCGACGAGCAGCGGGCGCTCTTCCGGCGCACGGTCACCGGCGGGACGCTGGAGGAGGGGCAGCCCTCCGACGCGCTGGCGCAGGTCCGCGCCGTCGATGCGCTGCACGCCGAGGCTGAGATCGACCCAGCGCGCGCCGCGGCCATCGTCCGCGAGGCGCGGCTCACGCGCGAGATGGTGCCCACGCCGCTGCTTCAGCACGCGGTGGTGTGGGAGGCGCTCGTGGAGGAGATGCCGCTCACCGCGCTGGTCCGCAACCTGGCGACGCTCACCCGCGTGGGCGTGCTGGCGCCGGGGAGCGATGCCTCCGCCGCCGTCGCCGCGCGGCTGGCGGACGGCGAGGTGCTGCGCCGGGCGCGCGTGCACCCGGTGCAGGTCCTTTCGGCGCTGCGGACGTACGCGTCCGGGCGCGGGGTGCGCGGAAAGGGGACGTGGACGCCGGTGGCGCAGGTGGTGGACGCGCTGGATGCGGCCTTCTACCTGGCCTTCGCGGGGGTGGAGCCCTCACTCCGCCGGGTGATGCTGGCGCTGGACGTCTCCGGATCCATGGGGTCGAACGTGCACGGGCTGGAGGGGCTGAGCTGCCGAGAGGCCTCGGCGGCGATGGCGCTGGTGACGGCGGCCACCGAGCCTCGGCACTTCTTCACCGCCTTCACGTCGGGGCGGGCGCGCTCGATGCACGACGCCTTCCCCAGCGCGATCACCCCGCTCGCGATCTCGCCGCGGCAGCGGCTGGACGACGTTGTCCGCCAGGTGTCGTCCCTCAGCTTCGGGGGGACGGACTGCGCGCTCCCCATGCTGGAGGCGGCGGACAAGGGGTGGGAGGTCGAGCTGTTCGTGATCTACACGGACAACGAGACCTGGGCGGGTGACGTCCACCCGTCGCAGGCGCTCCGCCGGTACCGGGAGCGCACGGGGGTCCCCGCGAAGCTGGTGGTCGTGGGGATGGCGTCCAACGGCTTCACCATCGCGGACCCCGAGGATGCCGGGATGCTGGACGTGGTGGGGTTCGACGCCGCCACGCCGCAGCTGATCGCGGACTTCGCGCGCTAG
- a CDS encoding RtcB family protein, giving the protein MLTRRVGTNAVMFGEHEEGTLRQLSDVAQRAERAALLADGHVGFTMPIGGVAAYRDKVSVVGVGFDIACLAARTPVITTDGFTKPIEEVTDADAIVCWDGASVRPVSPHFGAVPRGEREVLAITLGNGREIRATADHEILTWAGWKRADQLGLDDAIACTPYAGLPYEEPACDVAFEVPNDRARDELSKRGLLPLRATDDRLPALLRLLGYASGDGHLSKDGKRVSLYVFNDADAEDLRADFRRLGFEPREHRRRRKEGWREEINMYVGSTALHALFAGLGSPVGKKDWAAQPMPWLMRMPAWARAHFLSAFASAEMMTPRVHRNGTVPNLQLKQSGRHTHAIDFIAGLLRSLEFEVSVAPSGPARGDRVISVLQILGGKAEQLRFMRDVGFCRSMEKRVAAATAASVALQGLAYAANRDAAKEEARALRGRGVPWRTAVADVSERFRVSPGFAYHSFYDDRGRSRRLPGEALDAQAEGEVCWVPVSRVEPSGTSLVYDVVTGDPAHCFLASGVVVHNCGNAAIRTDLRVEDITRNVSLEEIERNPHRLAQNNLANNLADEIASTISFGIGRKNNADDAPVDHPLFLDPAWYAVPNTGGGYRETLQEKARRQLGTVGSGNHYVDVFADESGAVWVGVHFGSRGLGHTIASAYLSLSQGGMWGERAAEKEVLLDINQPLGHDYWQLMQLAGEYAYAGREWVARKVVALLGGKELELVHNHHNYAWKETHVSPEGEPTEYVVVRKGATPAFPGQKGFVGGSMGDDAVILEGNAAPPDEETALAQRESLFSTVHGAGRVMSRTAAAGKRNRRGKVLSPGRISQEMLQQWLGKRGVILRGGGLDEAPQAYRRLPKVLQAQGDTIQVRHTLRPLIVAMAGAGEVDPYKD; this is encoded by the coding sequence ATGCTGACGAGACGGGTAGGGACCAACGCGGTCATGTTCGGCGAGCACGAGGAGGGCACGCTCCGGCAGCTCTCTGACGTGGCGCAGCGTGCCGAGCGCGCGGCGCTCCTGGCTGACGGGCACGTGGGCTTTACGATGCCGATCGGCGGGGTAGCGGCATACCGCGACAAGGTGTCGGTGGTGGGCGTGGGCTTCGACATCGCGTGCCTTGCCGCCCGTACGCCGGTGATCACCACGGACGGCTTCACGAAGCCGATCGAGGAGGTCACGGATGCGGACGCGATCGTGTGCTGGGACGGAGCCTCGGTGCGTCCCGTCTCGCCTCATTTCGGCGCGGTGCCGCGGGGGGAGCGCGAGGTGCTGGCGATCACCCTGGGGAATGGACGTGAGATCCGCGCGACGGCGGACCACGAGATCCTGACCTGGGCGGGATGGAAGCGTGCGGACCAGCTCGGCCTGGACGACGCGATCGCCTGCACGCCCTACGCGGGGCTCCCGTACGAGGAGCCCGCGTGCGACGTCGCCTTCGAGGTCCCGAACGACCGCGCGCGTGACGAACTGTCAAAGCGCGGACTCCTCCCGCTCCGCGCCACGGACGACCGGCTCCCCGCGCTGCTCCGGCTGCTCGGCTACGCGAGTGGCGACGGGCACCTCAGCAAGGATGGAAAGAGGGTCTCGCTGTACGTGTTCAACGATGCGGACGCGGAGGACCTGCGCGCCGACTTCCGGCGCCTCGGCTTCGAGCCGCGTGAGCATCGGCGCCGCCGCAAGGAGGGGTGGCGCGAAGAGATCAACATGTACGTCGGCTCGACCGCGCTGCACGCGCTGTTTGCGGGCCTCGGATCGCCGGTCGGTAAGAAGGACTGGGCCGCGCAGCCGATGCCGTGGCTGATGCGGATGCCTGCTTGGGCCCGCGCGCACTTCCTCTCCGCCTTCGCGAGCGCGGAGATGATGACGCCGCGCGTCCATCGCAACGGGACGGTGCCGAACCTCCAGTTGAAGCAGTCCGGGCGGCACACGCACGCGATCGACTTCATCGCGGGACTCCTGCGGTCGCTGGAGTTCGAGGTGTCGGTGGCGCCCAGCGGGCCGGCGCGCGGGGATCGCGTAATCTCCGTGCTCCAGATCCTGGGGGGCAAGGCGGAGCAGCTCCGGTTCATGCGCGACGTGGGGTTCTGCCGGTCGATGGAAAAGCGCGTGGCCGCGGCAACGGCGGCGAGTGTCGCGCTGCAGGGGCTGGCGTACGCGGCGAACCGGGACGCGGCCAAGGAGGAGGCGCGCGCGCTGCGCGGCCGGGGCGTTCCGTGGCGGACCGCGGTCGCGGACGTGTCGGAGCGGTTCCGCGTCTCGCCGGGCTTCGCGTATCACTCGTTCTACGACGATCGTGGGCGCTCGCGGCGCCTACCCGGCGAGGCGCTGGATGCGCAGGCGGAGGGTGAGGTCTGCTGGGTGCCGGTGTCGCGCGTGGAGCCGAGCGGAACGTCCCTCGTCTACGACGTGGTGACGGGCGATCCGGCGCACTGCTTCCTCGCGTCCGGCGTGGTGGTGCACAACTGCGGCAACGCGGCTATCCGCACAGACTTACGCGTGGAGGACATCACGCGCAACGTGTCGCTGGAGGAGATCGAGCGGAATCCGCACCGGCTGGCGCAGAACAACCTGGCGAACAACCTCGCGGACGAGATCGCGTCGACCATCTCGTTTGGGATCGGGCGAAAGAACAACGCGGACGATGCGCCCGTCGACCACCCGCTCTTCCTGGACCCGGCGTGGTACGCGGTGCCCAACACCGGCGGCGGCTACCGCGAGACGCTGCAGGAGAAGGCACGCCGCCAGTTGGGGACGGTTGGCTCCGGCAACCATTACGTCGACGTTTTCGCGGACGAGAGCGGAGCCGTGTGGGTGGGGGTGCACTTCGGGAGCCGTGGGCTGGGGCACACCATCGCCAGCGCGTACCTGTCGCTGTCGCAGGGCGGGATGTGGGGCGAGCGGGCTGCCGAGAAGGAGGTGCTCCTGGACATCAATCAGCCGCTGGGGCACGACTACTGGCAGTTGATGCAGCTCGCCGGGGAGTACGCGTACGCCGGGCGCGAGTGGGTGGCGCGCAAGGTGGTGGCGCTGCTGGGCGGAAAGGAGCTGGAGCTGGTGCACAACCATCACAACTACGCCTGGAAGGAGACCCACGTTTCCCCAGAGGGCGAGCCGACGGAGTACGTGGTGGTCCGCAAGGGCGCGACGCCGGCCTTCCCGGGGCAGAAAGGTTTCGTGGGCGGTTCGATGGGTGACGACGCGGTGATCCTGGAGGGGAACGCCGCGCCGCCGGACGAGGAGACGGCGCTGGCACAGCGGGAATCGCTCTTCTCCACCGTCCACGGCGCGGGGCGGGTGATGAGCCGCACCGCCGCTGCCGGGAAGCGCAACCGGCGCGGCAAGGTGCTGAGCCCCGGCCGCATCTCGCAGGAGATGCTGCAGCAGTGGCTGGGGAAGCGCGGGGTGATCCTGCGCGGCGGCGGCCTGGACGAGGCGCCGCAGGCGTACCGCCGCCTTCCCAAAGTACTCCAGGCGCAGGGCGACACGATCCAGGTGCGGCACACGCTGCGCCCGCTGATCGTCGCGATGGCCGGCGCGGGGGAGGTGGATCCGTACAAGGACTGA
- a CDS encoding nucleotidyltransferase domain-containing protein, translating to MTYNLNLILPAGTQVVLRREAATGAGRPPAPAGSVGKVVGAPTDHTHAYRVRLVDGTELSLHRTELTIRKHVQAETLAELGGVLRDHSLDEHVMLRVVVGSRAYGLDDEESDVDRRGVYLPPAELHWSLYGVPEQLENVATEECYWEVGKFLGLALKANPNILEVLYSPRVEHAAPLAEELLRERGRFLSKIVFQTYNGYVMSQFRKLEQDLRNTGAPRWKHAMHLVRLLISGITALRDGHVPVRVEEHRAALLHIKSGAAPWDQVNDWRLALHREFDAALAATRLPDRPDYAWANGYLIRARRSAVGTEVR from the coding sequence ATGACGTACAACCTGAACCTGATCCTTCCCGCGGGCACGCAGGTCGTGCTGCGGCGAGAGGCGGCAACGGGCGCGGGCCGGCCGCCGGCGCCGGCGGGCTCCGTCGGCAAGGTGGTGGGCGCGCCCACGGACCACACGCACGCGTATCGCGTGCGCCTGGTGGACGGGACGGAGCTGTCGCTCCACCGAACGGAGCTCACCATCCGCAAGCACGTGCAGGCGGAGACGCTGGCGGAGCTGGGGGGCGTGCTGCGCGACCACTCGCTGGACGAGCACGTGATGCTGCGCGTGGTGGTTGGCTCGCGCGCGTACGGGCTGGACGACGAGGAGTCGGACGTGGACCGGCGCGGCGTGTACCTGCCCCCGGCCGAGCTGCACTGGTCGCTCTACGGCGTGCCCGAGCAGCTGGAGAACGTCGCGACGGAGGAGTGCTACTGGGAGGTGGGGAAGTTCCTGGGGCTCGCGCTCAAGGCGAACCCCAACATCCTGGAAGTGCTCTACTCCCCGCGGGTGGAGCACGCGGCGCCGCTGGCGGAGGAGCTGCTGCGCGAGCGGGGGCGATTCCTCTCGAAGATCGTCTTCCAGACGTACAACGGCTACGTGATGTCGCAGTTCCGGAAGCTGGAGCAGGACCTCCGCAACACGGGCGCGCCCAGGTGGAAGCATGCCATGCACCTGGTTCGCCTGCTGATCAGCGGCATCACGGCGTTGCGTGACGGCCACGTTCCGGTGCGGGTGGAAGAGCATCGGGCCGCGCTGCTCCACATCAAGTCGGGCGCGGCGCCCTGGGACCAAGTGAACGATTGGAGGCTGGCGCTTCACCGCGAGTTCGACGCGGCGCTCGCGGCCACGCGCCTCCCGGATCGCCCCGACTACGCGTGGGCGAACGGGTACCTGATCCGCGCACGGCGCAGCGCGGTGGGAACGGAAGTGCGTTAA